The Janthinobacterium tructae genome contains the following window.
CACAAACACATCTTGCAGGCGCATGCCAATGTTGCCAAGAACATGCAGCACCTGCTGCAGCTGGCACAGCAGCCGGGGGTATCGGACGAGGTGCGCGTCATCATCAACAAGATCGACAACATCGAAAAACGCTATGCTCCCGTGGCGCTGGGCATTGTGGACCTGGCGCTGCAAAAGAAAACCGAACTAGCCATCATCAAGATGAACGAGGAATGCCGTCCGCTGCTGGCCGCCCTCGTCGCCGCCACCGATGAATATTTCACGCTGACGGACCAACGCTCCGCCCTCATCCTGGAGGAAGACGACGCGCAGTACCTTCTCAACCGGAACATCCTCATCGGCGCCAGCGTGCTGTCCATCGTGCTGGCGGCCCTGGCAGGCTGGCTCATCACGCGCCACTTGCTCAGGGCACTCGGTGCCGAACCGCGCCAGCTGTGCGACGCCGTCAGCCTGCTTGCCGGCGGCGACCTGACAGGAAAACTCAGTGTCGCGGCGAACGATAGCGTCAGCGTGTTGTCGGCGCTGCAACGCATGCAAGTGTCGCTGACCTCGGTAGTCTCCTCCGTGCGCCAGGATTCCGACACGGTGGCCCTGGCTGCCGAGGAAATTTCCACTGGCAATAACGATCTGTCCACACGCACGGAACAACAAGCCAGTTCACTGGAAGAAACGGCTTCCTCGATGGAAGAGCTCACCAGCACCGTGCGCAAGAATGCGGACAATGCCCGCGAAGCCAATGTGCTGGCGACAACCGCATCGGATGTCGCCAGCAAGGGTGGCGCCGTGGTCGGGCAAGTGATGGGCACCATGGACCTGATCAGCGAATCGTCGCGCAAGATTGTCGACATCATCAGCGTCATCGACGGCATTGCCTTCCAGACCAATATCCTGGCCCTGAATGCCGCCGTGGAAGCGGCGCGGGCCGGCGAACAGGGCCGCGGCTTCGCCGTCGTGGCGAGCGAGGTGCGCGGCCTGGCCCAGCGCAGCGCCAGCGCGGCCAAGGAAATCAAGACGCTGATCGACGATTCCGTCAGCCGCGTCGATGCCGGCTCCAGGCTGGCGGCGCAGGCGGGCACGACGATGTCCGAGGTAGTCGCCAGTGTCGCCCGCGTCAGCAATATCATCGCCGAGATCACGATGGCCAGCCAGGAACAGTCCGCCGGCATCGAACAGATCAATCAGGCGGTGGCGCAGATGGATGGCGTCACGCAACAAAATGCGGCGCTGGTGGAAGAAGCGGCGGCGGCGGCCGAATCTCTGCGCAACCAGGCCAGCAACCTGGTGCAAACCGT
Protein-coding sequences here:
- a CDS encoding methyl-accepting chemotaxis protein, which translates into the protein MDKLTVRKQLTLAFGLLVFLLIGISILSIRSFSNSNASFEQYVTGITARANTAHRVRNAIDMRAVAARNLVLLTKPEELDIEHKHILQAHANVAKNMQHLLQLAQQPGVSDEVRVIINKIDNIEKRYAPVALGIVDLALQKKTELAIIKMNEECRPLLAALVAATDEYFTLTDQRSALILEEDDAQYLLNRNILIGASVLSIVLAALAGWLITRHLLRALGAEPRQLCDAVSLLAGGDLTGKLSVAANDSVSVLSALQRMQVSLTSVVSSVRQDSDTVALAAEEISTGNNDLSTRTEQQASSLEETASSMEELTSTVRKNADNAREANVLATTASDVASKGGAVVGQVMGTMDLISESSRKIVDIISVIDGIAFQTNILALNAAVEAARAGEQGRGFAVVASEVRGLAQRSASAAKEIKTLIDDSVSRVDAGSRLAAQAGTTMSEVVASVARVSNIIAEITMASQEQSAGIEQINQAVAQMDGVTQQNAALVEEAAAAAESLRNQASNLVQTVSIFKTQDRQVVAPARTTAAARASAKPLRMVPASNTVKRQAAPAKPRAVQAQAVTAGDWEEF